The genome window TGCATGATTGGAGGGTGAGGACAACATGGCAGAGCAGTTTGTGGTAGTAGCCAGAAGAAAACCCTGATTGCTTTGGATTCAGGAGAGATAGGAAGCAGAGCAATAGGGGAGCTGAAACAGATGctttcagaaagggaaaaaagaaagaaaagagtgagCAGACAATACAGGCAGCATTTAATGGAGAACAGGATAGCATCAAGAcattcctttttgtctttttaaaagagagataaaaCCAGTCAGTAGGCCTGCTGAGGAAATGACCAGCAGAAAGAGGGCTCTTGATTCAGGGGATGACGATGGTGTAACACCTGCAGTATCTTCCGGTGGCACCTCATGCCCACGGGGGTGGGCACAGACTTTATTCAGAGGGAGATGGAGGAAGTGGATGCACTAGAACAAAAGGTGATATGTGGGGGAATTTGCAGATATTCTCGTTAGaagatttcagttttatttagtaAAATAGGTTTCTTGTTGAAGGTACAGATAGACAAGGATGTTTTGAAAGATTGGAAAGAGAAGAGCATAAATGAAATAGTCATTTAGGAGACTGGAAAAGTGAGTATATGAGGGAAATGGAGAATGATTGCTCTGTAGCACAAAGAATACACCAGTTTATTGGTTAGGAATTTTAAGGTGGCAATATCATGTGTTGTGTCTCACCCCCTCCATTGCATGAAGCTCACATATGGCAGGTTGACAGTGAATTTATCCAAAACTGTGTTAGACAATGAATTAAATGAAAGGAAGGAGAGGTGTACACGAGGAAGTGATTGCAGTGGCTGAACACAAGTACAGTATCTAACTGGGCAAGAAAGGACACTGGTGGATAAGATACAGGTTAGCTCAGCACAaggcttcacacacacacacacacacacacacacacacacacacacacagcaggtattgataaatattgtttgagagaagaatgaataaactTTCTCAGAATGTCATAGAAGATGCAAGTGTCTGTTCTCTTTTCCAGACAAAATCCatatatgagaaaagaaagacatttgaTCCCATatgtgtgtgattttttaaagacctttgttgttattgttagttTGTGAGGTCTGTTtataactttattgaggtataattgacaaataaatattgtatatatttaaggtgtacaacttgatgttttgatatatgtatatactgtgaAATCACAATCGATCTAATTAActtatctatcacctcaaataattaaaattttttctttttcttttctggtgagcacacttaagatctactgatcagagtcctttttttttctattttttttggaTTGAGACTTCTAGATTTCAGACAATTCCAACACAGAAAACTTGAGTCTCTTTACAGGATCTAATCTTCACAATCAGCTtgtgatttcaaaatgtattcttACAGAAAAGAGCTGGAATTATGCATTTGCCCTTCTAAATAGCCACAAATAAAACTCTAAACtattaggaaaaaattaattcctGAAGTTCCAAACACAGATAGTTCTAAATATTGTTATGGCTTGTGTACTGtgcttttccaaaatgttttccaccccccacccacaggcaATGGAGCACCAAAATGTGTCCAGTGTCACTGAGTTTCAACTGTTAGGATTCCAGAACCTTCTTCAGTGGCAGATCCTACTCATTGCCATTTTCCTGGTCATCTACTTCCTCACCATCACAGGGAATGTCGTTATCATCACAGTGGTGAGCCAGGACCAGCGACTGCACTCACCAATGTACACATTCCTCAAACACCTCTCCTTTCTGGAGCTCTGGTACACATCCACCACTGTGCCCCTTCTCCTAGCCAACCTGCTCTCCCAGGGCCAAGCCATCTCCTTCTCCGCCTGTATGGCACAGCTATACTTCTTTGTGTTCTTTGGGGCTACTGAATGCTTTCTCCTGGCCGTGATGGCTTATGACCGATATCTGGCCATCTGCAGCCCACTCCACTACTCCTTCCTCATGAGTCCTGAAATCTGCACAAAGTTGGTGGCAATCTCCTGGTTGACAGGGGTGGGCACAGGCTTTCTGCCTTCCCTGATGATTTCCAAGTTGGATTTCTGTGGGCCCAACGAGATCAACCATTTTTTCTGTGACCTCCCGCCACTCATGCTGCTTTCATGTTCCAGTGTTTATACTACTGAAATGGCCATCTTCATCCTTTCAGTTGTTGTTCTgtgcctttgtttttttctgacacTTGTGTCCTATGTTTTTATTGTGTCCTCCATACTGAGAATTTCCTCAGCTTCTGGACGGATGAAGACCTTTTCTACATGTGGCTCCCACCTGGCTGTTGTCACTATTTACTATGGGACTATGATCTCTATGTATGTGCGCCCCAATGCTCATGTGTCACCTGAAATCAACAAGATCATTTCTGTCTTCTATACCGTGGTCACCCCATTGCTGAACCCATTTATCTACAGCTTCAGGAACAAAGACTTCAAACAAGCTGTTAAAAAAGTCATGAGAAGGAAGTGTGGCACCTATGGAGTAAGACTGAAAGGAAATTtctttattaggtaaggaaaatCTGTGCAGGACACACAGTAGATTAAGTACAGGAGTAAGTGAATGCTAGGTTCACAGCCTTCAAACCTGAATGCCATTGTCAGTACTGCACTGAATTCTTCAAACCACAGTGAAAAAGCTTCTTAATGGTTTCTTGTCAATAACCAGTCAGAAGCTAAATTGCCTCCACCAAGCCATTTTGGGGGCAATTTTGTTATTAGACACTGTCTTCCAGTTTTTGATGAGAATCTGTACAATTTCAGTACATGGTAATTACACATACATGACTTCCAGATTCTAAaataggatttttgtttgtttgtttttatagcctTATACACAGAAAGTTCTGCATCTGTTTAGTACTGTGAAGACACTGGTCTTGTAGACCTAAAACCTTGTGGGTACCATTAGTGCTTATTAAATAGATGtacaaagaataaatgaaaaaagaaaaaagtatatttgaaATGTGTGTTGACCCACATTATCTCCtagtaacaagaaaaataaataaataaaaaacaacaaggAGTTTTGAAGTGTCAAACCTTTATCTACAATAACTTTgactttaatctttttttgtctgcttaatGAAATTCTAgctaaggaaataaaagaaggaaggaaggaaggaaaagaagaagggaagaaaagatccAAAGTATTA of Cynocephalus volans isolate mCynVol1 chromosome 4, mCynVol1.pri, whole genome shotgun sequence contains these proteins:
- the LOC134374743 gene encoding olfactory receptor 11L1-like, whose protein sequence is MEHQNVSSVTEFQLLGFQNLLQWQILLIAIFLVIYFLTITGNVVIITVVSQDQRLHSPMYTFLKHLSFLELWYTSTTVPLLLANLLSQGQAISFSACMAQLYFFVFFGATECFLLAVMAYDRYLAICSPLHYSFLMSPEICTKLVAISWLTGVGTGFLPSLMISKLDFCGPNEINHFFCDLPPLMLLSCSSVYTTEMAIFILSVVVLCLCFFLTLVSYVFIVSSILRISSASGRMKTFSTCGSHLAVVTIYYGTMISMYVRPNAHVSPEINKIISVFYTVVTPLLNPFIYSFRNKDFKQAVKKVMRRKCGTYGVRLKGNFFIR